A DNA window from Drosophila virilis strain 15010-1051.87 chromosome 4, Dvir_AGI_RSII-ME, whole genome shotgun sequence contains the following coding sequences:
- the GMF gene encoding glia maturation factor → MGDNKICDISNEVLEELKKFRFRKSKTNSALILKVDREKQSVVLDEFIDDISVEELQDSLPGHQPRYVIYTYKMVHDDQRVSYPMCFIFYTPRDSQIELQMMYACTKSALQREVDLTRVYEIRELDELTEEWLRAKLK, encoded by the exons ATG GGTGATAACAAAATATGCGACATAAGCAATGAGGTGCTTGAGGAACTGAAAAAGTTTCGCTTTcgcaaaagcaaaaccaaCTCGGCGCTGATAT TGAAAGTGGACAGGGAGAAGCAATCGGTGGTGCTTGATGAGTTTATTGATGACATATCTGTCGAGGAGCTGCAAGACTCACTGCCCGGCCATCAGCCACGCTATGTTATCTACACATACAAAATGGTGCACGATGATCAGCGCGTCTCATATCCAATGTGCTTCATATTCTATACACCGCGCGACAGTCAGATAGAGCTGCAGATGATGTACGCCTGCACGAAGAGTGCGCTGCAGCGGGAGGTGGACTTGACACGCGTCTATGAGATACGCGAGCTGGACGAGTTGACCGAGGAATGGCTAAGGGCTAAGCTTAAGTAG